The window ATCTGCCTCTTTTTTTTAAAAATGCTGACAATGACCCCATTTGGGAAGAATTAAATGAGAGATGTCTTGGATGTGGACGCTGCAATATCGTCTGCCCGACTTGCTATTGCTTCGATGTCTACGATTGTATGGATTTAACTATGACATCAGGAGAGAGGTGTCGTGTGTGGGATGCATGTACCCTGAAAGATTTTGCAGTTGTGTCTACCGGGGAAAACTTCAGGCCGACAAGGGGGCTGAGATTAAGACACAGGTTTAACAGAAAGTTTAATTACCTGATGACAAAGTATAATACCTCTTTCTGTGTAGGATGCGGAAGGTGTACGAGATCATGTCCGGTTCATATTGATGTTGTAGAGACAGTTAATGCCGTAATAAAAAACAAGAGAAACAATGAAAAACAATAATTCCATATTTCTGCCTGAAATTGCCGAGGTTGTAAGTACACGGCAGCTTACGGAAATGGAGAAGTATATTGAATTAAAGATAAAAAATTCAGCAGAGTTCAATTTTAATCCGGGACAGTTTATACAGATTTCTGTCTTCGGCATAGGTGAAGCCCCTATATCAATATCTTCCTCACCTTTTAACAGAGATACTATTGGTTTATGTGTCAGAAAGGTAGGAGACGTTACTTCTGCTATCCATAAATTGGAAACAGGTTCATACCTCGGTATCAGAGGACCGCTGGGGAATGGTTTCCCTGTCGACAAAATGAAAAACAAGGATATAGTATTTATTGCCGGGGGACTGGGATTAGCGCCTTTACGTTCACTGATAAAATATGTCCTTGAGAAAAGGGATGACTTTGCCAGGCTAACTATTCTGTACGGAGCAAAAAGTCCTGGGGAGATACTATTTGCGGATGAACTTGAGTTCTGGAAACAGAGAGAAGATATGGACGTGTATATGACGGTTGATAAGCCGGATCATAGCTGGTCAGGCAAGTCGGGAGTTATCACGAGGCTTATTCCTCATCTGGATCTGGAACCGTCTAATACCTATGCAGTGGTTGTCGGGCCTCCGGTTATGTATAAATATGTTCTGCTTGAGCTCCAGATTAAACAGATACCAGAAGAGAATATTATCATGTCATTGGAAAGGCGTATGAAGTGTGGTGTCGGGAAATGCGGGCACTGTCAAATTAACGGCATTTACGTCTGTCTTGAAGGGCCGGAATTCAGTTATCGTACATTAAAATTTCTTTCGGAAGCCATATGAGTAAACCAAGAGTAGCTTTTTTCTCATTTTCAAGTTGTGAAGGGTGCCAATTAGTAATACTCACCCTTGAAGAACAACTTCTTGAGCTTGCGAAATTGATAGACATTGTTTCATTCAGGGAGGCCATGAGTGAAAAGAGTGATGAGTACGACATCGCATTTGTAGAGGGAAGTATTACGAGGACTTCTGAAATAGAAAGGCTTGAGGCCATACGTGAAAAGGCAAAAATAGTTATCGCCCTTGGGGCATGTGCCACTATTGGCGGTATTAACTGTCTGAAGAATCAATTTGAAATGAAAACTGTACAGAATATTGTTTACGGTAAGATGACCGAGGAATTTGATACCATCCCGGCAAGGCCAATCGAAGCCGTAATCAAGGTAGACTATCTGATACACGGATGCCCCATAGATAAGGATGAGTTTATTGAGGTTACCAAGGCTTTATTACTTGATAAAAAGCCTCGTATCCCCGATTATCCTGTATGTGTTGAATGTCAGATGAAGGAAAATGTCTGTCTTTTTGAAAAAGGTATGGTTTGCCTCGGGCCAGTGACAAGAGCTGGCTGTAAGGCCGTATGTCCTACCTATAATGATGGGTGCGTTGGCTGCCGAGGCCTGATAGATGACCCGAACCTCTCTTCACACAAGAATCTGTTGAGCGAACACGGATTGACAGTGGATGAAGCTATCTCTCAATACCTGCTCTTTGGCGGAAACAGCAAAGAGAAGTATACATAAATATTGAGGTCTGATTCCCACCTGGTTTGAAGTGCCGGAATGAGAATTGTGTCGGTAACTA is drawn from Candidatus Scalindua sp. and contains these coding sequences:
- a CDS encoding FAD/NAD(P)-binding protein; its protein translation is MKNNNSIFLPEIAEVVSTRQLTEMEKYIELKIKNSAEFNFNPGQFIQISVFGIGEAPISISSSPFNRDTIGLCVRKVGDVTSAIHKLETGSYLGIRGPLGNGFPVDKMKNKDIVFIAGGLGLAPLRSLIKYVLEKRDDFARLTILYGAKSPGEILFADELEFWKQREDMDVYMTVDKPDHSWSGKSGVITRLIPHLDLEPSNTYAVVVGPPVMYKYVLLELQIKQIPEENIIMSLERRMKCGVGKCGHCQINGIYVCLEGPEFSYRTLKFLSEAI
- a CDS encoding oxidoreductase, giving the protein MSKPRVAFFSFSSCEGCQLVILTLEEQLLELAKLIDIVSFREAMSEKSDEYDIAFVEGSITRTSEIERLEAIREKAKIVIALGACATIGGINCLKNQFEMKTVQNIVYGKMTEEFDTIPARPIEAVIKVDYLIHGCPIDKDEFIEVTKALLLDKKPRIPDYPVCVECQMKENVCLFEKGMVCLGPVTRAGCKAVCPTYNDGCVGCRGLIDDPNLSSHKNLLSEHGLTVDEAISQYLLFGGNSKEKYT